One region of Chanodichthys erythropterus isolate Z2021 chromosome 17, ASM2448905v1, whole genome shotgun sequence genomic DNA includes:
- the LOC137005307 gene encoding uncharacterized protein, translated as MDATHGVNQYGFPLFTLVVRDSHGHGIPVAYIILGNEKQATLQLALEKLKPTFSVAPRCFMVDKDQAEINAIQTAFSESDVLLCWYHVTQAVTRWLSRSESGVCGPENADSRAQIMQFMAGLKSCSTEHDFKKKAEMFHCQFKYLKDVCKYFRNHWEPIGHLWSNFGRCYKHGDSDTNNLIERFFHRLKYQFLCGIRNRRLDHLIDVLLNKTDKYFNIIQDLQSVGRVYNPLDSKMEEIKKSAQRMLDKEQFCSCVAGTRGRTCKHLILLSLLTCGGGDETFPDMDTQLQAHANNLIQKKKYTIYAKPPKTIEVESLLRRAVSKPCVVTNVCDCCTFSYHKKCACLLLAKGLFNEITETSKDATDNSVEPIQNEIMDEDRRSATIRKLESILKTLQTWEKIPEDIAHKVNELEVQTKEVNVNFERFGRLCDVDKSRKIRPLFANRKRKTDRGAASETRKDVTSSFPVKSRRKHKSVSASRKYK; from the exons ATGGATGCAACACATGGTGTGAACCAGTATGGCTTCCCTTTATTTACATTAGTTGTAAGGGACAGTCATGGTCATGGCATACCCGTTGCCTATATCATCCTGGGAAATGAAAAGCAGGCCACGCTTCAGTTGGCACTGGAAAAGCTGAAACCAACATTTTCTGTTGCTCCAAG gtGCTTTATGGTTGATAAAGACCAAGCTGAAATCAATGCCATCCAAACAGCATTCAGTGAGTCAGACGTTCtcctttgttggtaccatgtaACACAA GCAGTAACTCGTTGGCTGTCAAGATCTGAATCTGGTGTATGTGGACCTGAAAATGCTGATTCAAGGGCACAAATCATGCAGTTTATGGCTGGGCTGAAGTCTTGTTCCACG GAACATGATTTCAAGAAAAAAGCTGAGATGTTTCATTGCCAGTTCAAGTACTTAAAAGATGTGTGCAAGTACTTTAGGAACCACTGGGAGCCAATTGGTCATCTGTGGTCTAACTTTGGAAGATGCTATAAGCATGGAGACTCTGACACAAACAATCTAATAGAACg tttcTTCCACCGTTTAAAATACCAGTTTCTCTGTGGCATCCGAAATCGTAGATTGGATCATCTGATTGATGTACTTTTGAACAAAACTGACAAGTACTTCAACATAATACAAGATTTGCAGTCTGTTGGGAGGGTCTATAACCCACTGGACAGCAAAATGGAAGAAATAAAGAAATCTGCTCAGAGGATGCTAGACAAAG AACAGTTCTGCAGTTGTGTAGCTGGTACAAGAGGACGTACATGTAAGCATCTAATTTTATTAAGTCTTCTCACTTGTGGTGGTGGTGATGAGACTTTTCCAGACATGGACACACAACTACAAGCCCATGCCAACAACTTGATTCAAAAGAAAAAGTATACCATTTATGCAAAGCCCCCAAAAACAATAGAGGTTGAAAGCTTACTTAGAAGAGCAGTATCAAAACCATGTGTTGTAACAAATGTTTGTGACTGTTGTACTTTCTCCTATCATAAAAAATGTGCGTGTCTACTACTTGCGAAGGGACTTTTCAATGAAATTACTGAGACATCAAAAGATGCTACTGACAATTCAGTTGAGCCTATACAAAATGAAATTATGGATGAAGATAGGCGTAGTGCAACTATCAGGAAACTGGAAAGCATACTGAAGACTCTACAGACATGGGAGAAAATTCCTGAGGATATTGCTCATAAAGTCAATGAACTAGAAGTGCAAACAAAAGAAGTAAATGTGAACTTTGAAAGATTTGGGAGACTTTGTGATGTGGACAAGTCACGTAAAATACGTCCACTGTTtgcaaacagaaaaagaaaaactgacagAGGCGCTGCCTCTGAGACAAGGAAAGATGTCACATCAAGTTTTCCTGTTAAGTCAAGAAGAAAACACAAAtcagtcagtgcttcaagaaaaTACAAATAA